The following are encoded together in the Opitutus sp. ER46 genome:
- a CDS encoding SDR family NAD(P)-dependent oxidoreductase, translating to MSSRLSDLYRTAFVTGASTGLGMAFAEMLLGEGVEVWGTSRDATRLADLLARYPGRFHAVALDLRDGATAERAMTVANQAAAGFDVIINNAGYGVFGEFAATDFAVWQEQLEVMLVHTARLAHAGLRCLQSPARGGRPAALVNIASLAAEFPLPFQAGYNMCKAGITALNQSLMMECEGSPVVVLDVRPGDYRTDFEGSVLRPGQPWTKPAMNRAWAAFAEMMQSGPAPAHAAAGLRRALARRRSGTVRIGRFFQAVIAPFLARFGSLALSRRVQARYFHLS from the coding sequence GTGTCCTCGCGACTCTCTGATTTGTACCGCACCGCGTTCGTGACCGGTGCGAGCACGGGGCTGGGAATGGCGTTTGCCGAAATGCTCCTGGGTGAAGGCGTGGAAGTCTGGGGCACGTCGCGCGATGCGACGCGGCTGGCCGACCTTCTGGCCCGCTACCCGGGCCGTTTTCACGCGGTGGCGCTTGATCTGCGCGACGGCGCGACCGCCGAGCGGGCCATGACCGTCGCGAATCAGGCGGCGGCTGGCTTTGACGTCATCATCAACAACGCGGGCTACGGCGTGTTTGGCGAGTTTGCCGCCACCGACTTTGCCGTCTGGCAGGAGCAACTCGAGGTGATGCTCGTGCACACCGCGCGGCTCGCGCATGCGGGGCTGCGGTGCCTGCAGTCCCCGGCACGCGGCGGCCGCCCCGCGGCGCTGGTCAACATCGCCTCGCTCGCGGCGGAATTCCCGCTGCCGTTCCAGGCCGGCTACAACATGTGCAAGGCCGGCATCACCGCGCTCAACCAGAGCCTCATGATGGAGTGCGAGGGCAGCCCCGTCGTGGTGCTCGACGTGCGCCCGGGGGATTACCGCACCGATTTTGAAGGCTCCGTGCTGCGGCCCGGGCAGCCCTGGACCAAGCCCGCGATGAACCGGGCCTGGGCCGCCTTTGCCGAGATGATGCAGAGCGGCCCGGCTCCCGCCCACGCCGCGGCGGGGCTCCGACGCGCCCTGGCCCGGCGCAGGAGCGGCACCGTCCGGATCGGCCGGTTCTTTCAGGCCGTGATCGCGCCGTTCCTCGCCCGCTTCGGTTCACTGGCGCTCAGTCGGCGCGTGCAGGCCCGCTACTTCCATCTTTCCTGA
- a CDS encoding beta-ketoacyl-[acyl-carrier-protein] synthase family protein, protein MPRVFITGLGFVTSIGNDAATVSRNLRELRHGFELYPPFQKPDIPVKVVGTIKEFTTDSTDPEDWTFPARYKIKRELLRSMAPNGLFAHCALLQAIEDAKLGEADISNPDTGLYAASGGSPYLTHYHHERLVKHGVMRCSPLGIVASIVGTLNFNLVAAFKILGASCGFSSACASSAHALGFAFDELSLGRQKRMFVVGAEDGNVDAILPFAGMRTLSPQADPNLASRPFDAARDGFVGTGGATVLVLETEEEVARRGVTPYAEFLGWGQASDGYNVAISHPEGSGSAAAMTQALRAARVEAGQIDYVNAHATSTLIGDISEAKALRAVFPAAAQKPYVSSTKALTGHGLSLAGAMESAFCALAMREGFIPGNAHLKQLEPQCAGINVPTETINTAPTYVMKNSSGFGGANVALVFKRVG, encoded by the coding sequence ATGCCCAGAGTCTTTATCACCGGCCTCGGTTTCGTGACGAGCATCGGCAACGATGCCGCAACTGTCTCGCGCAACCTCCGCGAACTCCGTCACGGTTTTGAGCTCTACCCGCCGTTCCAGAAGCCGGACATCCCGGTGAAGGTTGTGGGCACCATCAAGGAGTTCACGACGGATTCGACCGACCCGGAGGACTGGACGTTTCCCGCGCGCTACAAGATCAAGCGCGAGCTGCTGCGCTCGATGGCGCCCAACGGCTTGTTCGCGCATTGCGCCCTCCTCCAGGCGATCGAGGACGCGAAGCTGGGCGAGGCAGACATCTCCAACCCCGACACCGGCCTCTACGCCGCGTCGGGCGGCTCGCCGTATCTCACGCACTACCATCACGAGCGGCTGGTGAAACATGGCGTCATGCGTTGTTCGCCGCTCGGGATCGTCGCGTCGATTGTCGGCACGCTGAATTTCAATCTCGTCGCCGCTTTCAAGATCCTCGGCGCGTCCTGCGGCTTCTCCTCGGCCTGTGCCTCGTCGGCGCACGCGCTGGGTTTCGCCTTCGATGAGCTCTCGCTCGGGCGCCAGAAGCGCATGTTCGTCGTTGGGGCGGAGGATGGTAACGTTGACGCGATCCTGCCGTTTGCCGGCATGCGCACGCTTTCGCCCCAAGCCGATCCCAATCTCGCGTCGCGTCCCTTTGACGCCGCCCGTGACGGCTTCGTGGGCACCGGCGGTGCCACCGTCCTGGTGCTTGAGACCGAGGAGGAAGTCGCGCGTCGCGGCGTGACGCCCTATGCCGAGTTCCTGGGCTGGGGGCAGGCTTCGGACGGCTATAACGTCGCGATCTCGCATCCCGAGGGAAGTGGTTCGGCTGCCGCCATGACGCAGGCCCTGCGGGCAGCGCGCGTGGAGGCGGGCCAGATCGACTACGTCAACGCGCACGCGACCTCGACGCTGATCGGCGATATTTCGGAGGCGAAGGCCCTGCGGGCGGTATTCCCGGCGGCCGCGCAGAAGCCGTACGTCAGCAGCACCAAGGCCCTCACAGGCCACGGGTTGTCGCTGGCCGGCGCGATGGAATCGGCGTTCTGCGCATTGGCGATGCGCGAGGGATTCATCCCGGGCAACGCCCATCTCAAACAGCTCGAGCCGCAGTGCGCGGGCATCAACGTGCCGACCGAGACGATCAACACCGCACCGACTTACGTCATGAAGAACAGCAGCGGCTTCGGTGGCGCGAATGTGGCGCTCGTGTTCAAGCGCGTCGGCTGA
- a CDS encoding phosphopantetheine-binding protein — MELLSVGADHPGPGARNDFTFPPSVTYKVQTMSDAAVPPASGSNKSFSAPVKPFAPEDEATLREALKRCSPSTFEAAVQFRKSGNADHVPAVVIGVIERFVEPELRTKLKDGDDDLRLIEDLGIDSLTMMEIVILVEDVLQMSINNDELRNLRTVGDVKTFIDCKIRGLPLPKPTKFLPIEAIGAVMPIQPPFLFLNEASVSSAAANAKYKITGQEFFLQGHFKDNPVMPASIMLEALGQLAVLYLLEGHVPDAGKVVNPAQIFFTGCEGVRAHRQCRPGDILTLSIKPKRNKLPLATFEGSIRVGQEKAVIVEEISLLFGYADATNAPVPISAVGQSEPIATPDTPAAAAAVATEPLRAAANA, encoded by the coding sequence TTTCCCACCCTCGGTAACATACAAAGTCCAAACAATGTCAGACGCAGCCGTCCCTCCCGCCTCGGGCTCGAACAAGTCGTTTTCGGCGCCCGTAAAGCCGTTCGCCCCTGAGGACGAAGCTACGCTCCGCGAAGCACTTAAGCGATGCTCCCCCTCGACCTTCGAGGCGGCCGTGCAGTTTCGTAAATCTGGCAATGCTGACCATGTGCCGGCGGTGGTCATCGGGGTGATCGAGCGATTCGTGGAACCAGAGCTGCGCACCAAGCTGAAAGACGGCGACGACGACCTGCGCCTGATCGAAGATCTCGGCATCGATTCGCTGACGATGATGGAGATCGTGATCCTCGTGGAAGACGTCCTCCAGATGTCGATCAACAACGATGAGCTGCGGAATCTCCGTACAGTTGGCGATGTTAAGACATTTATCGACTGCAAGATCCGCGGGCTTCCACTGCCGAAGCCCACGAAGTTCCTGCCGATCGAGGCCATCGGCGCGGTCATGCCGATCCAGCCGCCCTTCCTTTTCCTCAACGAAGCGTCGGTGAGCTCGGCGGCGGCGAACGCCAAATACAAGATCACCGGCCAGGAGTTTTTCCTCCAGGGGCATTTCAAGGACAACCCCGTTATGCCAGCTTCGATCATGCTCGAGGCGCTGGGCCAGCTCGCGGTGCTGTATTTGCTCGAAGGACACGTGCCGGATGCCGGCAAGGTCGTTAATCCCGCGCAGATTTTCTTCACCGGCTGCGAAGGCGTGCGTGCCCATCGCCAGTGCCGCCCGGGCGACATCCTCACGCTTTCGATCAAGCCGAAGCGCAATAAACTGCCGCTCGCGACCTTCGAGGGTTCGATTCGTGTCGGCCAGGAAAAGGCCGTGATCGTCGAAGAGATTTCGTTGCTGTTCGGGTACGCCGACGCGACCAACGCGCCCGTGCCGATCAGCGCCGTCGGTCAATCCGAGCCGATCGCGACGCCCGATACCCCGGCCGCCGCCGCCGCCGTCGCGACCGAACCGCTGCGCGCTGCCGCCAACGCCTGA